A single Bufo bufo chromosome 6, aBufBuf1.1, whole genome shotgun sequence DNA region contains:
- the LOC121005787 gene encoding zinc finger protein OZF-like, producing MTRHVRGDEQIIEDIPTDNRTDNWTRISEEHLKTPDFKAGDHGVTENTYEEHANIRNAPSAFHSKDLSSDPLDQVHSNDSLWTIKQNKSHRTSVQHQRTYTGNKPFSSSKCRKYSAKSTLVTHQSTHTGEKPFSCSECGKRFNYKSYLVKHERIHTGEKPFSCLECEKGFIQKSDLVKHERIHTGEKPFSCSECEKCFIQKSDLVKHERIHTGEKPFSCSECGKCFNYKSDLVKHERIHTGEKPFSCLECEKGFIQKSDLVKHERIHTGEKPFFCSECGKCFNQNSHLVVHQRIHTGKKLYSCCDKSFNCKSDLVKHHRIHTGEKLFSCSECGKRFSKKFVLVRHQRIHTREKPFSCSECQKCFATKSYLLRHERIHTGPKPFSCS from the exons ATGACGAG acatgtgaggggtgatgagcagattatagaggacattcctacagataaccgcaCAG ATAACTGGACCAGGATCTCAGAGGAACATCTGAAAACTCCAGATTTTAAAGCAGGCGATCATGGTGTCACAGAGAATACATATGAAGAGCATGCCAATATTCGAAATGCACCTTCGGCCTTTCACAGCAAAGATCTATCATCTGATCCTTTGGACCAAGTCCACTCTAATGATTCATTATGGACCATTAAGCAAAATAAAAGTCACAGAACGAGTGTTCAACATCAAAGAACTTACACAGGGAATAAACCATTTTCATCTTCAAAATGTAGGAAATATAGTGCTAAATCAACTCTGGTTACACATCAGagtactcacacaggggagaagccattctcatgttcagaatgtggaaaacgtTTCAACtataaatcatatcttgttaaacatgagagaattcacacaggggagaagccattttcctgtTTAGAATGTGAAAAAGGTTTTATCCAGAAATCAGATCTCGTTaagcatgagagaattcacacaggggagaagccattttcctgttcagaatgtgaaaaatgttttatCCAGAAATCAGATCtcgttaaacatgagagaattcacacaggggagaaaccattttcctgttcagaatgtggaaaatgtttcaactataaatcagatcttgttaaacatgagagaattcacacaggggagaagccattttcctgtTTAGAATGTGAAAAAGGTTTTATCCAGAAATCGGATCtcgttaaacatgagagaattcacacaggggagaaaccatttttctgttcagaatgtggaaaatgttttaaccagaattcacatcttgttgtacatcagagaattcacaccggAAAGAAACTCTATTCATGTTGTGACAAATCTTTTAActgtaaatcagatcttgttaaacatcatagaattcacacaggggagaagctattttcatgttcagaatgtggaaaacgcTTTAGCAAAAAATTtgttcttgttagacatcagagaattcacacacgggagaagccattttcctgttcagaatgtcagaaatgttttGCAACTAAATCATATCTtcttagacatgagagaattcacacaggaccaaaaccattttcatgttcataa